One window of Candidatus Syntrophosphaera sp. genomic DNA carries:
- the speD gene encoding adenosylmethionine decarboxylase, whose protein sequence is MQALGRQILVEFYDCDKDILTNEQEIRSALIDACVLGKATVVSDTFHSFSPHGVSGVVVIAESHVAVHTWPEYAYAAVDIFTCGETISPWDLFNHLKKRFKSEHISHMELRRGLFDTEGEPLKHKPD, encoded by the coding sequence ATGCAAGCTCTTGGCAGACAAATACTCGTGGAATTCTACGATTGCGATAAAGACATCCTGACCAACGAACAGGAGATCCGCAGCGCCCTCATCGACGCCTGCGTGCTCGGCAAGGCGACCGTCGTTTCCGACACTTTCCATTCCTTTTCGCCCCACGGGGTCAGCGGCGTGGTCGTCATCGCCGAATCCCACGTCGCGGTCCACACCTGGCCGGAATACGCCTATGCCGCGGTGGACATCTTCACCTGCGGCGAGACCATCTCCCCCTGGGACCTGTTCAACCACCTGAAAAAGCGCTTCAAAAGCGAGCACATCAGCCACATGGAACTGCGCCGCGGCCTCTTCGACACGGAGGGCGAACCGCTCAAACACAAGCCTGATTGA